The DNA segment GCCATGGCCCGGCGCTGGTTCATCTGGTGCCGTGGAACCAGGAGTTGGACAAACGACCGGCGGCTGGGCAAGTCCCTGCGCAGTCGATGCTCCAGGACTGCCTCAACCGCACCGAGGCCCACCTGTGGGCGGTCCTCACCAACGGCCGCCGCCTGCGTCTGCTGCGCGACTCGTCGTCCTTCTCCACGGCCGCCTACGTCGAGTTCGACCTGGAGGCCCTGTTCGACGGTGAGCTGTTCAGCGAGTTCGTGCTGCTGTACAGCCTGCTGCACGCGTCCCGGTTCACGGTGGCTGAGGGGACGGCGCCTGCGGGGTGCTGGCTGGAGAAGTGGCGTGCGGAGGCGGTCACTTCGGGGGCGCGGGCGTTGGATCAGCTGCGGTTGGGGGTGCAGAACGCGCTGACGGTGCTTGGTACCGGGTTCCTTCGGCATCCGGAGAATGTCCGGTTGCGGGAGGACGTCGATCCGAAAGCACTTCGGGATGCTCTGCTGCGGCTCGTCTACCGTCTGCTGTTCGTCTTCGTCGCCGAGGACCGCGGGGCGCTGCTCGACCCGGAGGCCGGCGAACGGCAACGGGAAGCGTACGAGCGGTACTTCTCCTCGGCGCGGTTGCGTGAGCGGGCCCGGCGGCGTCAGGGCACGGCGCATGGTGATCAGTACGAGGCTCTGCGGATCGTCCTCGACGCCCTGGGTACGGAGGGTGGCCGTCCGGAGCTGGGCCTGCCGGGCCTCGGTGGACTGTTCTCCCACAAGGAGGCCGACGCGCCTCTGGACGGCCTGAAGCTGTCCAACGAGTCGCTGCTCGCGGCCGTACGACACCTCGCGCAGGTCCGCGACCCGGGCGCGCGGCGTTGGCGGGCGGTCGACTACCGGCATCTGGACGCCGAGGAGCTGGGCTCGGTGTACGAGTCTCTGCTGGAGCTGGAGCCGAAGCACTCCGCGACGGACCGCTCGTTCGAGTTGATCGAGGTGGCGGGCAACAGCCGTAAGACGACGGGGAGTTACTACACCCCGTCCTCGCTCATCGAGTGCCTGCTGGACACGACGCTCGACCCGGTCATAGACGACGCTGTGAAGCGTGGCGAGCAGCGGGCCACCGAGGCCGGTCGTCCCGACCCGGCCGACGACATCGTCGATGAGCTGCTGTCACTGACGGTCTGCGACCCGGCTTGTGGGTCCGGGCATTTCCTGGTTGCTTCGGCCCGCCGCATCGCCAAGCGGGTGGCATCGGTGCGGGAGCGCAATCCGGAGCCGACGGTTGATGCGATGCGGCATGCGTTGCACGAGGTTGTCGCGCGGTGCATCTACGGCGTCGACCTCAACCCGATGGCCGTGGAGCTGGCCAGGGTCTCGCTGTGGATCGAGGCCATGGAGCCGGGGAAACCGCTCGGGTTCCTGGACGCCCATGTCAAGCATGGGAACGGCTTGATCGGGGCGACGCCGAAGCTGCTGGCGGACGGTGTTCCGGACGACGCCTTCAAGCCGATCGAGGGTGACGATCGGAAGTACGCGGCCGGGCTCGTCAAGCGGAACAAGGCCCAGCGGGGTGGCCAGGACGAGCTTCTGTTCGACGCGGATGCGCTGCCCGGCAATGAGCGTTACGCCGCCGAGCTGGCCCGGATCACTGCTGCCCCTGCCAACTCCCTGAAGCAGGTTCGGGCGCAGGAGTCTGCCTACCGCGCCTACGTGGAGTCGACCGCGTATGTGCACGACCTGCATGCCGCCGACGCGTGGTGCGCTGCGTTTGTGTGGCCGAAGTATGAGGGTGCGCCGGAGGCACCGACAGACCAGGTTTTTCGCGCGCTGCGTGGTCGTGACCAGGCTGTAGTGCCGGACGGCACGCATGAGGAGATTCTGCGGCTTCGGGATCAGTACAGCTTCTTCCACTGGCACTTGGAGTTTCCGGAGGTTTTCTCTGTTCCGGAGTCGGGGGCGGGGGTTCAGCGGGGTACGGGCTGGGCTGGGGGGTTCGATGCAGTGGTGGGGAATCCGCCGTGGGAGCGCGTCGAGCTGGTGGAGCATGAGTTCTTCGCCCAGCGCGACATGCGCATCGCCGAAGCCAAGAACTCCGCTGCTCGTAAGCGCCTCATCGCCATATTGCGTGCCGATCCCAACGGTAAGCGCCTGTACTCCGAGTTCGAGGCCGCCAAGCGCCGTGCGGAGGGGGAGAGCCACTTCCTCCGTAGCAGCGACCGCTATCCGCTGACCGGACGAGGTCGTATCAACACGTATGCCGTCTTTACTGAGACGGACCGCGCGCTGACTGGCCCGCACGGGCGGACGGGCGTGATCGTGCCGACGGGGATTGCAACGGATGCGACGACCCAGTTCTTCTTCAAGGACTTGATCACCAAGGGGCACCTAGTCGCGTTGTACGGCTTCGAGAACGAGGAGAAGGTCTTCCCTGGTGTCCATCACAGCGTGAACTTCGCCCTGTTCTGCATGACAGGGTCGGGCTCTCCCGACGAGCCGATCTCCATCGCCTTCCGGGTCCGTCAGACCGAGCAGATCCCGGAGCGCTCGTATCTCCTGACAGGACGGGACATCCAGCTCCTCAACCCGAACACCGGAACCTGCGCCGTTTTCCGCAACCATAGAGATGCCGAAATCACGCTGGGAATCTACCGCCGCGTACCGGTCCTGATCGATGAGACGAAGGGGGCAGGCGGAAATCCCTGGGACATCTCCTTCATGCAAGGCCTGTTCAACATGGCAAGCGACTCTCACTTGTTCCGTCCCGCTGCCCAGAACGACGAGACCTTCGACGATCTCCTCAAGAGCGGCTGGACCCTCGACGGCAACGTGCTCGTCCGCGGCAAGGAACGCCTGCTCCCACTGTACGAGGCGAAAATGCTGCACCACTACGACCACCGTTTCTCCACGTACGAGAACGCCACGGAGAAGCAGCTCGCTGTGAGCACTCTTCCGCGCTTCACCGTGGAACAGCATCAGGACGCCTCCGCCGTACCGCTGCCGCGCTACTGGGTGCCGGAGCAGGATGTTCCGACTGGCGAAGTCGACAGGAACGGTAAACCCATCATGGAGCCAGGCGTCCGTAGCCGTCTAGCAGCCAGGGGGTGGAACCGGGACTGGGTTATGGGCTTTCGAAAGATCTGCCGCGCATCAGACGAGCGCACCGTGATCACCTATGCCTTCCCGCGTGCAGGCCTCGGTGACTCTGGGAACATCATGCTTCCTCGGGCCTTCGAGCATTCGCCTCTGCTCTACAGCAACAGCATCTCGATGGCGCTCGACTACGTGCTGCGACAGAAGCTCGGTGGCACCAACCTGAACTTCTTCCAGTTCGAGCAACTCCCCTTTATCTCCCCGGAGACCATGGCTCTGCACGCGGACTCCTTGACTCCTCGGATTCTCGAACTCACTTACACCGCATACGACATGAGCCCGTTCGCCCGCGACCTCGGCGACACCGGCACCCCATTCCGCTGGGACCCCGACCGCCGCGCCATCATCCGCGCCGAGCTAGACGCCCTCTTCTTCCACCTCTACGGCATCACCCGCGACGACACCGCATACATCCTGGACACCTTCAACGTCACCCGCGACAACGACACCAAGGCGCACGGCGAGTACCGCACCAAGAACCTGATCCTCGCCGAATACGACCGCATGACCACCGCCGGCCTCACCCTGGAGACCCCGCTCACCGAGGGCGAGTCCGGCACCTACCGCTCCACCCTCACCCCGCCCCCCGGCCAGGGCCCCCGCCACAGCTGACCCGCCCTCACCCAAGGAAGCAACACCCCGTGGTACGTCGAAGCCAGACCAGCAACCCGCGCTCAACCGTCGTCCTGACGTCGGGCGCGGACTGGGGCACACGTGCCGCCGGGCAACGCCGGGGCAGCGGAGCCGAGTTCCCGATGCCCCGGCGACAGGCGGCGAAGCTCAAGGCATTGCAGCAATCGCTCAGCCTGATACGCACGGCGATCAACGCCAAACGCTGGGCCCAGGCTCGCTACATGCTCAGCCGGGCCCGCGCCCTGGTCAACGCGCTGCCCTCCGACCAGACCGTCAAGGAATGCGAGCAACTCTCCCTGCTGCGGAAGAAGTTCGAGGCACGCGGCACACCGGCAGCCAAGAAGGCCGCGAAAGGGAAGGCAACTAACGGGGCGCGGGCAAGCGGCAAGAAGTCGGCCGCGAAACCCACGCCACCGAAGGCCACACCGAAGCCGACTCCCGACCTCGGCGACCGCCACATCAGCCGTGCCGCGCTCGGCTACACCTCCGAGACAGCCGACACGAACCTCACGAAGGGCGCCCAGCCCTCGCGGTCCACAGCGAAGGGCGGGCGGGACACGTCCTTGGAGTCCCGTACATGAACAGCCTGTTCGGCGATTGCGATCTCCACGCAGCTGTCGCCCTCACTACCGCTGTAGCTGGACTTGAACCAGGCGAGTTCCGTCGTACCGCTACTCATAGCTCTCCTCGCAGTCGCTCCAGCAGGTCCCGGGAATCCTTCGGGCTCAGGGCCTGCGAGCGCAGTGTTTCATAGCGATGGCAGAGCACACTCACCTCTTTCGGGTCGGAGATCAGTCGCCCGTTCTTCTGGCCCTCGGAGTAAGCGAGTCGCCGCCCCTCCGGGGTCTCCAGAACCTGCACCGGCCCATCCAGGCATGCATGCAACCCCGCCTCCAACGGCACCACTTGAAGCGTCACATTGCGCGGAGCGCTCCGCTCCAGAACATGGTCGAACAGCTCACGCATCGCCTCCGCATCCCCGAACCGCCGCCGGAACACATGCTCCTCGACAATGAAGCTGAACGGCACCGTCGGCCGCTCCCGCATCATCCGCTGACGGTCCATCCGCGCGGCGAGCTGCGCCTCCAGCTCCTCGTCGGTCCGCAGCGGGATCGTGCCCTCGAACACAGCCCGCGCATACGCCTCCGACTGCAACAACCCCGGCACCAGCCTGCACTCATACGTGCACAGACTCACCGCCTCCCGCTCCAGCCGCGCCCACCGCCGGAACCATGCCGCGAGTCCCGCCTCGCCCCGGGTGAGATGGCGAGCGCCCTTCCGCAGCGCTCCGGTGTTTCCGGTTGCCTGCTCCCCGCGCTCCACGAAGGCCTCATCCGGCATCCGACGGCCCAACTCCACCGACTCCACGGTGTGCTTGGAGTACCGGACGATGTCGGCGAACTCACTACGACTGAGCCCCGCATGCTCCCGTAAGGCCTGGACGACCGCACCGAACGTACGCAGACTGTCCGACGGATGGGGTTCCCGCTCCCACTCCCCCGCCGGAGCCGTCCGGGCGCCCACGCTCGTGGCCGCCTCCCCTTCGACGATGTCCATCCGCCGCCCCTCTCCAGCCGCTTGGGCCCCGCACACGTTCAGCACTCAGCGTGACGGCTGGGCTCGCGTACTGTCCACTCCCTGCGCCCGTACGCTGACTCCGCGTACGGGGTCCGGAGCTCGCAACGCGCCACCACGGACGCCACGCTGGCGCCATGAACCAACCCGCTCCCCAACTCACCACCTCCCCGCACACCTTCACGCAGCTGCTCTCCTCCACGCGGCGCGGTGCTCGGCTCGCCCGGCTGCTCACCGTGAGCCAACTCCAGGCCTGGGGCGCCTCGCAGAACCTCACGGAGCGTGCCGAAATCGTCGTCGCGGAACTTGCCGCGAACGCGGTCCTCCACGGCCGCATGCCCGGCCGCGGCTTCCGGCTCACGCTCGCCCTCGACCCGCCGACCGGCCGTGTCCGCATCGAAGTAACCGACCCCCGCGGGGACCTCCACCCGTACATCCCTCCGGCGGATACCGAACCCGACGCGCTCCGCCCCGGCGGACGCGGACTGTCCCTCGTCGCCGCCCTCGCAGACCACTGGGACTGCGTTCCCTACCCGCCCAGCGGCAAGACCGTTCGGACGTACCTCTCTCCGGCAGCCGACGCGTGATCACCCCTCCGCCGTGCAGCGTCCCTTTCCAGCGTGGGGCGCTCTCGACGGTCGCTCATCCCGGACGGCCCCCGATGAAGATGAAGCCGTGGGCCAGTCACGCCAGTTCCTCCGCGAGGCATTGAACTTGCCGACGCCACTTCGATGTTGAACATCAACGCGCCTTCAGACACTCAGACACCTTCACAGCCCCCTCACAGGATCGTGACCCCGCAGCGCACAACCGTGTCCATCGTCACGTCCGCCACATGCAGTTCGTGGGCGTGTGCCCCGGTTGATGACCTTGCCGTCCTAGGTTGAGTGTTCGTAGAACTATTGTGCGAAGAATCAGAACCGACGAGCCTCGCTCAGAGGGACACATGGGCGGGGCCAGAGGGGAAACTTCTCTTGTTACGCACATCCAGAAGACGCATTCGGTCGAAACTCGCCGTCGGCGCCTGCTCGCTCCTGCTCCTGGGATCCGGCGGGGTGGCCACCGCAGCCGACAGCGGCGACGGCACTCCCGATTGGGACTACGCCCCGTCCTCCCGGCCCGCGGCGGGCCCGGAGACCCGCACCTTGGCCAACAACAACCGGCCCGTCTCCGGCAAGAATCTCGAGGCCGGCCCGCCGTTCACCAAGGACTCGGCCGGCGTGTGGCAGGCCAATCGCACCAACGTGACGCTGCGCAACACCGTCACCGACGCCGATGGCGACGCGTCGAACCTGACCTTCCAGGTCTACACGACGAACGCCGAAGGCACCCCGAAGGACCAGG comes from the Streptomyces sp. NBC_00443 genome and includes:
- a CDS encoding Eco57I restriction-modification methylase domain-containing protein produces the protein MSAATRTALAFTSVTTVGGLLPGDMLLRIAEARNLPGTKSADYGLPASVPVRDEAERAWEYLKPLWRELRTALPSDPKTGAPAADPTGRAGTDWLAQLFRKLDFGALTEVGAGGIPADSDPEKRFSVSHRHGPALVHLVPWNQELDKRPAAGQVPAQSMLQDCLNRTEAHLWAVLTNGRRLRLLRDSSSFSTAAYVEFDLEALFDGELFSEFVLLYSLLHASRFTVAEGTAPAGCWLEKWRAEAVTSGARALDQLRLGVQNALTVLGTGFLRHPENVRLREDVDPKALRDALLRLVYRLLFVFVAEDRGALLDPEAGERQREAYERYFSSARLRERARRRQGTAHGDQYEALRIVLDALGTEGGRPELGLPGLGGLFSHKEADAPLDGLKLSNESLLAAVRHLAQVRDPGARRWRAVDYRHLDAEELGSVYESLLELEPKHSATDRSFELIEVAGNSRKTTGSYYTPSSLIECLLDTTLDPVIDDAVKRGEQRATEAGRPDPADDIVDELLSLTVCDPACGSGHFLVASARRIAKRVASVRERNPEPTVDAMRHALHEVVARCIYGVDLNPMAVELARVSLWIEAMEPGKPLGFLDAHVKHGNGLIGATPKLLADGVPDDAFKPIEGDDRKYAAGLVKRNKAQRGGQDELLFDADALPGNERYAAELARITAAPANSLKQVRAQESAYRAYVESTAYVHDLHAADAWCAAFVWPKYEGAPEAPTDQVFRALRGRDQAVVPDGTHEEILRLRDQYSFFHWHLEFPEVFSVPESGAGVQRGTGWAGGFDAVVGNPPWERVELVEHEFFAQRDMRIAEAKNSAARKRLIAILRADPNGKRLYSEFEAAKRRAEGESHFLRSSDRYPLTGRGRINTYAVFTETDRALTGPHGRTGVIVPTGIATDATTQFFFKDLITKGHLVALYGFENEEKVFPGVHHSVNFALFCMTGSGSPDEPISIAFRVRQTEQIPERSYLLTGRDIQLLNPNTGTCAVFRNHRDAEITLGIYRRVPVLIDETKGAGGNPWDISFMQGLFNMASDSHLFRPAAQNDETFDDLLKSGWTLDGNVLVRGKERLLPLYEAKMLHHYDHRFSTYENATEKQLAVSTLPRFTVEQHQDASAVPLPRYWVPEQDVPTGEVDRNGKPIMEPGVRSRLAARGWNRDWVMGFRKICRASDERTVITYAFPRAGLGDSGNIMLPRAFEHSPLLYSNSISMALDYVLRQKLGGTNLNFFQFEQLPFISPETMALHADSLTPRILELTYTAYDMSPFARDLGDTGTPFRWDPDRRAIIRAELDALFFHLYGITRDDTAYILDTFNVTRDNDTKAHGEYRTKNLILAEYDRMTTAGLTLETPLTEGESGTYRSTLTPPPGQGPRHS
- a CDS encoding DUF397 domain-containing protein translates to MSSGTTELAWFKSSYSGSEGDSCVEIAIAEQAVHVRDSKDVSRPPFAVDREGWAPFVRFVSAVSEV
- a CDS encoding helix-turn-helix domain-containing protein; translation: MDIVEGEAATSVGARTAPAGEWEREPHPSDSLRTFGAVVQALREHAGLSRSEFADIVRYSKHTVESVELGRRMPDEAFVERGEQATGNTGALRKGARHLTRGEAGLAAWFRRWARLEREAVSLCTYECRLVPGLLQSEAYARAVFEGTIPLRTDEELEAQLAARMDRQRMMRERPTVPFSFIVEEHVFRRRFGDAEAMRELFDHVLERSAPRNVTLQVVPLEAGLHACLDGPVQVLETPEGRRLAYSEGQKNGRLISDPKEVSVLCHRYETLRSQALSPKDSRDLLERLRGEL
- a CDS encoding ATP-binding protein; translation: MNQPAPQLTTSPHTFTQLLSSTRRGARLARLLTVSQLQAWGASQNLTERAEIVVAELAANAVLHGRMPGRGFRLTLALDPPTGRVRIEVTDPRGDLHPYIPPADTEPDALRPGGRGLSLVAALADHWDCVPYPPSGKTVRTYLSPAADA